One Edaphobacter flagellatus genomic region harbors:
- a CDS encoding PadR family transcriptional regulator: MRDESTDSGALLQGTLEMLILKALMRGPQHGYAVAEWIHQTSQQLLRVEEGALYPALHRLELRGLLKAEWGASENNRRAKFYQLTAEGKKRLSTETQRWARLSAAVAFVMQAS; encoded by the coding sequence ATGCGAGATGAGAGCACCGACTCCGGAGCGTTGCTGCAGGGCACGCTGGAGATGCTGATTCTGAAGGCATTGATGCGCGGCCCGCAGCATGGTTACGCAGTGGCCGAGTGGATTCATCAAACCTCGCAGCAACTGCTGCGCGTGGAAGAAGGCGCTCTGTATCCGGCGCTGCATCGGCTGGAGCTACGCGGCCTCCTGAAGGCCGAATGGGGAGCGTCCGAGAACAACCGTCGCGCCAAGTTCTACCAGTTGACGGCTGAGGGGAAGAAGCGGCTGAGCACCGAGACGCAGCGTTGGGCGCGCCTTTCTGCCGCCGTAGCGTTTGTGATGCAGGCTTCGTAG
- a CDS encoding TlpA disulfide reductase family protein, translated as MTRLHSFKTLIVLFAFTLLPAAAQEKATTFTQTEQAIVDQIKTLRATPDTERGAKTTTIALEIRTLPAGVNKLKLAVALTHRATEGDFGHQTLQAVADTLAGALTETPPPAGKEGAPASPYTDLAKLVRYEHVTTTLDTAPYKQAMADLAANEAAIEKADFTLKDLEGKEWTLSSLRGKVVLVNFWATWCPPCRKEMPDLDTIAHRFADKGLVVLSISDEDPAKVSAYVKSHNLNYPILLDPGRKTNEAFHIEGIPQSFVFSREGKLVTQSIDMRTQGQFLEMLAAADMK; from the coding sequence ATGACCCGCCTGCACTCTTTCAAAACCCTCATCGTTCTGTTTGCCTTCACTCTGCTTCCTGCCGCGGCGCAGGAGAAGGCCACTACATTTACTCAGACGGAGCAGGCGATCGTCGATCAGATCAAGACGCTGCGCGCGACCCCAGACACAGAGCGCGGCGCGAAGACCACCACGATTGCACTGGAGATTCGCACGCTTCCGGCGGGCGTGAACAAACTGAAGCTGGCTGTGGCGCTGACGCATCGCGCGACGGAGGGTGACTTCGGCCACCAGACGCTGCAGGCGGTCGCGGATACGCTGGCGGGTGCACTGACCGAGACGCCTCCCCCGGCTGGCAAGGAAGGCGCGCCTGCTTCGCCGTATACCGATCTGGCCAAGCTGGTGCGCTACGAGCATGTGACGACGACGCTGGATACGGCGCCGTATAAGCAGGCGATGGCCGATCTGGCCGCCAATGAAGCTGCGATTGAGAAGGCCGACTTTACGCTGAAGGATCTCGAGGGCAAGGAGTGGACGCTGTCGTCGCTGCGCGGCAAAGTGGTGCTGGTGAACTTCTGGGCGACATGGTGCCCGCCGTGCCGCAAGGAGATGCCGGACCTGGACACGATTGCGCATCGGTTCGCCGACAAGGGGCTGGTGGTGCTGTCGATCTCGGACGAGGACCCGGCGAAGGTAAGTGCGTATGTGAAGTCGCACAACCTGAACTATCCGATTCTGCTGGACCCGGGCCGCAAGACGAATGAGGCCTTTCACATCGAAGGCATTCCGCAGAGCTTCGTCTTCAGCCGCGAAGGCAAGCTGGTGACGCAGTCGATCGACATGCGCACGCAAGGACAGTTTCTGGAGATGCTGGCCGCTGCGGACATGAAGTAG
- a CDS encoding MFS transporter: MSTATTQPSAPPIDPELPAPLGMGEVMRIPMLRRLWYAQVVSVFGDFLALFAVIGVITFQMHATPQQVTGVQIAYMLPMAILGILAGVFVDRWSVKKTLVSSDLLRALLVLLLILARTPWHFYAILAAISVVSSFFAPAQGIAIRSAVPLHGLRSANALMQQVMFGMRIIGPAIASFMVASFGPMSCYVLDSVSFVGSATLIGTLTFVAAAAASATKSHEPNQGALAKIGTDMKQGFDFILHHAALLFVILAMAAGMFVLGCFGPLIAVYVRDSLHASTRAFGIVAAMIGVGMLIGINGLNAFGKKLSNTLQVYGGLAGIAVGLVLLTLLPYLWSAILANLIVGFSVAGIIVPSQTLFQQATPPELMGRVGSTFMSIVFAAQISGLVLSGILTQHIGVRQVFALCAGMLVLLIAAGKIWMEPKPIKTA, translated from the coding sequence ATGAGCACAGCTACGACACAGCCCTCGGCTCCGCCGATCGACCCAGAGCTTCCGGCGCCGCTTGGCATGGGAGAAGTGATGCGCATCCCCATGCTGCGCCGTCTTTGGTACGCGCAGGTGGTCTCCGTCTTCGGCGACTTCCTTGCCCTGTTCGCCGTCATCGGCGTGATTACGTTCCAGATGCATGCAACGCCGCAGCAGGTGACCGGCGTGCAGATTGCGTACATGCTGCCGATGGCGATCCTCGGCATTCTGGCCGGTGTCTTCGTCGACCGCTGGTCGGTGAAGAAGACGCTTGTTTCAAGCGACCTGTTGCGCGCGCTGCTGGTGCTGCTGCTGATTCTGGCGCGGACGCCGTGGCACTTCTATGCGATTCTGGCGGCGATCAGCGTTGTCTCGAGCTTCTTCGCGCCGGCCCAGGGAATTGCGATTCGGTCGGCGGTGCCGCTGCATGGGCTTCGGTCGGCAAATGCGCTGATGCAGCAGGTGATGTTCGGCATGAGGATCATCGGCCCGGCGATTGCCTCGTTTATGGTGGCGTCGTTCGGCCCGATGAGCTGTTATGTGCTGGACTCAGTCAGCTTTGTGGGCTCGGCGACCTTGATCGGCACGCTTACATTCGTCGCCGCTGCTGCTGCAAGCGCTACGAAAAGTCACGAGCCGAATCAGGGCGCGCTGGCGAAGATCGGCACGGACATGAAGCAGGGATTCGACTTCATTCTGCATCATGCGGCGTTGCTGTTCGTGATTCTGGCGATGGCGGCGGGCATGTTTGTACTGGGATGTTTTGGTCCGCTGATCGCCGTGTATGTGCGCGACTCGCTGCATGCTTCGACGCGCGCGTTTGGTATTGTCGCCGCCATGATCGGGGTCGGCATGCTAATTGGCATCAACGGACTGAATGCTTTCGGCAAGAAGCTTTCGAACACGCTGCAGGTGTACGGCGGGCTGGCGGGCATCGCCGTGGGCCTCGTCCTTCTGACGCTGCTGCCGTACTTGTGGTCGGCGATTCTGGCGAACCTGATTGTGGGCTTCTCGGTGGCGGGCATTATTGTTCCGTCACAGACGCTGTTTCAACAGGCGACTCCGCCGGAGTTGATGGGCCGCGTGGGCTCGACCTTTATGTCGATTGTGTTTGCAGCGCAGATCAGCGGGCTGGTGCTGAGCGGCATTCTGACGCAGCATATCGGCGTGCGGCAGGTGTTCGCGCTGTGCGCCGGAATGCTGGTGCTGCTGATCGCCGCAGGCAAGATCTGGATGGAACCGAAACCGATAAAGACGGCGTAA